The Patescibacteria group bacterium genome segment TTCCAACTCAATCTCGGCCAGCATATTTTTTGCCCAATCATCAGGCAAAGAAACTTTTTGAATCATCTCTTTCATTTGTTCAACAAGTGATTCTTCACGCAAGTATTTTTCATCGCAAGCTTGCTTTTTCTTGGTACAGCGATAATAGTTGTGGCCTTTCTGTTTTTCCGCAGTGATGAGGCAATCGCACTTGCCACACTTCATCAGTCCAGAAAAAGCAAACTCGTGCTTTCGTTTTCTTTTCTTCTTGCCTCGGTTGCTCATCACTTGTTGAGCTTCATCAAAAAGTTTCTTGGAAATAATCGGCTCATGCGTTCCCTCATGTATTTCGTCGTTAAACTTGAATAGTCCGTAGTAAATTGAGTTCTTGAGCATTCTTTGGACACAGGCCACGGCCAGAATATTGCCTCGGTAGCTTCTTAGTCCCGCTTGGCTAACGACATCTCTTAAGGCCTTTAGAGTGTATTCACCCGTAGCGTAGAGCTCAAAGCATTTCTTGACCAAAGGCGCCCTTTCTCGGTCAAGATCAATGCCTTTGGTCTGGTGGTTGTTCAGATAGCCAAGCGGGGCAAAGACTGGCCAAATCCCTTTCCTTAGCTTAGCCCGATGACCTCGCCGTATATTCTCACTTAGATTGTCGATGTAATACTTGCTTTGGCCAAAGGCAATGTTCATCATGAATTTTCCTTGCGGCGTGCTGTCAAACCAAAAGGTGGGGAATTTGAGGTCTTTAATCTGGCCTGTGTCCAAAAGATA includes the following:
- a CDS encoding recombinase family protein; the encoded protein is MKYFIYARKSTDSEERQVLSIESQIAELKEFAAKEKLEIAASLCEAKTAKEPGRTVFGGMLDRICAGEAGGILAWHPDRLARNSIDGGKIIYLLDTGQIKDLKFPTFWFDSTPQGKFMMNIAFGQSKYYIDNLSENIRRGHRAKLRKGIWPVFAPLGYLNNHQTKGIDLDRERAPLVKKCFELYATGEYTLKALRDVVSQAGLRSYRGNILAVACVQRMLKNSIYYGLFKFNDEIHEGTHEPIISKKLFDEAQQVMSNRGKKKRKRKHEFAFSGLMKCGKCDCLITAEKQKGHNYYRCTKKKQACDEKYLREESLVEQMKEMIQKVSLPDDWAKNMLAEIELEKEQARKDGDIFGQKLEVRKTEIEQTMERLLDLFIEGKNIEPEEYHTKKQKLLIEKLELNQQIKDFAQKGNNWLEPMKEMILASSQAKILLSRGDNSQIRAFLKNIGSNFILEAKKFEFQAKTGWRILKNLPDNYENLTMRWRCPEV